A stretch of Lepisosteus oculatus isolate fLepOcu1 chromosome 11, fLepOcu1.hap2, whole genome shotgun sequence DNA encodes these proteins:
- the LOC107077660 gene encoding nucleolar protein dao-5-like isoform X1 has protein sequence MPNMSSKDKDSLKNELLYLIYQHLSENGYKKAANEVKKHVLQKGSPVLSASLQDIYTSWMKAPENLNKRKLEEGALGSPVKRPRQSDPVSSSESSEDEKTDKKPVKETNLTKNPSGKVNLSSPGKPAKKPPSPGKKTLSSGSSDTSDSEAEQKPPGKASDKPAPVLSASKATKDSSSSSSEETDSEEELQKVPQKAVGTSKTSAPSATPAKTVKAGLGKTLSAKPTPTQAKATPVGKQPESSETDSGSSDSEDEAPAQKAAWDSKANSVSRVPAKLDGTLGKMSSPGLVKSARPAPSLAQATPKTPESSGSDSESSSESEQEAPPPQKAVGTSKTSAPSATPAKTVKAGLGKTLSAKPTPTQAKATPVAKQPESSETDSGSSDSEDEAPGQKAAWDSKANSVSRVPAKLDGTLGKMSSPGLMKSARPAPSLAQATPKTPESSGSDSESSSESEQEAPAPQKTLGCLSAKSQSSSKPVPGKVSTLKSPLKSTKPTSSLAKLAPAVEKKPDSTESDSGSSETEEEAPKQKAFRTPVPSFTSGSPAKATPKTPWVDKEVKSTESGSSDSSLESEEEKPAAKTQQKLAVKNSTTKSPAVKPAAVNPELTGSESEESSDTEQNVSQKSLQKAQAVKTPAPVPKTALKTSTKSTLGKPEAVKAHLGKVSKATDMKAPANLLKATAKSAVQKQSSESVSSDSSESEDEVKTSLLKTPQKKAITPKQSATSHALPVKPSAESDSSSSEDEPSQSLLASYPLAVNPVAKSTLLKRPATQAKTKKAGTAEESKSKDPDPPASAKAKSEDSTTDSSTDLEHRQPPAKMPKVATPKKISSHAVPKKKNTSKSDSSSEDSSDDEEQPVLTQATVQPSVQSKLTLKSSLSRNPAAKAGHKKTATATKGTKKPSPLAAPVPPNNESDSDSSGPDVEKWKLLARTLTDSDISVMASFQEPAVSTVTGAAETQKKKEKEKAMSNASGQKAKQTPKQKAPKPSASKAKKTEPPATIEDLLSLVDHHSSSSESNAEDTLVTTASKAQERKKVLLSERPRSASSEEEEEEEQRRVVEKRKAAADVGAATPDKDPVAKKKKKKKDKKEKKEKKLKTASENGGPVVPIITKSSPRADKEKRKENKKSKSKLKGKRKTKIKKTPFRPSQGIPFDTPSSMGTSPALISAVSDKKKKSSKNK, from the exons ATGCCCAACATGTCTTCAAAAGACAAAGATTCGTTAAAAAATGAGTTGTTGTATTTGATTTATCAACATCTTAGTGAAAACGGTTACAAAAAGGCTGCGAATGAAgtcaaaaaacatgttttacag aAGGGCAGTCCTGTACTGTCGGCATCGCTACAAGATATCTACACGTCTTGGATGAA AGCCCCCGAGAACCTAAATAAGAGAAAGTTGGAGGAAGGCGCCCTTGGATCACCAGTTAAGAGGCCTCGACAATCGGATCCCGTGAGCAGCAGTGAGAGTtcagaagatgagaaaactGATAAGAAACCTGTTAAAG aaacaaaTCTTACCAAGAACCCTTCAGGAAAAGTTAATCTTTCCAGTCCTGGAAAGCCTGCAAAAAAGCCTCCCAGTCCTGGAAAGAAAACTCTGAGTTCGGGAAGCAGCGACACTTCTGACAGTGAAGCTGAGCAGAAACCACCTGGAAAAGCATCAGACAAGCCTG CTCCTGTACTTTCTGCTTCTAAAGCCACTAAAGACtcaagcagcagcagtagtgaGGAAACAGACTCAGAAGAGGAACTTCAGAAGGTGCCCCAG AAAGCTGTGGGCACCTCAAAGACAAGCGCTCCATCAGCCACACCAGCTAAGACAGTGAAGGCTGGGCTGGGTAAGACGCTCTCTGCTAAGCCCACTCCCACCCAGGCCAAAGCCACGCCTGTGGGGAAGCAGCCTGAGAGCTCAGAGACTGACAGTGGTTCTTCAGACAGCGAGGATGAAGCCCCTGCACAG aaagctgCCTGGGATTCGAAGGCTAACTCGGTGTCTAGAGTCCCAGCTAAGCTGGACGGTAcccttggaaaaatgtcttctcCGGGCCTAGTGAAATCAGCCCGTCCAGCTCCAAGTCTGGCTCAAGCTACGCCCAAGACCCCAGAGAGTTCAGGCAGTGACAGCGAGTCCTCGTCAGAGAGTGAGCAGGAGGCCCCACCTCCACAG AAAGCTGTGGGCACCTCAAAGACAAGCGCTCCATCAGCCACACCAGCTAAGACAGTGAAGGCTGGGCTGGGTAAGACGCTCTCTGCTAAGCCCACTCCCACCCAGGCCAAAGCCACACCTGTGGCGAAGCAGCCTGAGAGCTCAGAGACTGACAGTGGTTCTTCGGACAGCGAGGATGAAGCCCCTGGACAG aaagctgCCTGGGATTCGAAGGCTAACTCGGTGTCTAGAGTCCCAGCTAAGCTGGACGGTAcccttggaaaaatgtcttctcCGGGCCTAATGAAATCAGCCCGTCCAGCTCCAAGTCTGGCTCAAGCTACGCCCAAGACCCCAGAGAGTTCAGGCAGTGACAGCGAGTCCTCGTCAGAGAGTGAGCAGGAGGCCCCAGCTCCACAG AAAACTCTGGGTTGCTTAAGTGCTAAGTCTCAAAGCTCATCGAAACCAGTTCCAGGAAAAGTGTCCACTTTAAAATCCCCCTTAAAATCCACAAAACCAACTTCCAGCCTGGCCAAACTTGCACCTGCAGTGGAGAAGAAGCCTGACAGCACAGAGAGTGACAGTGGATCCTcagagacagaggaagaggctCCCAAACAG AAAGCCTTTCGAACTCCAGTACCCAGCTTTACGTCAGGGTCCCCAGCTAAAGCCACACCCAAGACACCTTGGGTGGACAAGGAGGTCAAAAGCACAGAAAGCGGCAGCAGTGACTCTTCTTTGGAAAGTGAGGAGGAGAAGCCAGCTGCCAAAACGCAACAGAAGCTTG CAGTGAAGAATTCCACGACCAAGTCACCAGCTGTAAAACCAGCTGCTGTCAACCCAGAGCTGACAGGCTCCGAGAGTGAGGAGTCCAGTGACACAGAGCAGAATGTCTCACAGAAGTCTCTCCAG AAAGCACAAGCAGTGAAGACTCCTGCTCCTGTTCCCAAAACTGCTCTGAAAACATCCACCAAGAGCACTCTGGGTAAGCCAGAAGCAGTGAAGGCACACCTAGGCAAGGTTTCAAAAGCCACAGACATGAAGGCCCCAGCAAACCTGCTCAAGGCAACTGCAAAGTCTGCCGTTCAGAAACAGAGCTCAGAAAGTGTGAGCAGTGACTCATCGGAGAGTGAAGATGAGGTAAAGACATCACTACTGAAGACTCCCCAGAAAAAGG CGATAACTCCAAAGCAGTCAGCCACATCTCATGCTCTTCCAGTGAAGCCTTCAGCTGAAAGTGACAGCAGTTCCAGTGAAGACGAGCCTTCGCAG TCTCTTCTAGCCTCGTATCCTTTGGCTGTTAATCCTGTGGCAAAATCGACTTTGTTAAAACGTCCTGCAACACAAGCGAAGACAAAGAAAGCAGGCACTGCAGAAGAGAGTAAGAGTAAAGATCCTGACCCACCTGCTTCAGCCAAAGCAAAGAGTGAGGACAGCACCACGGACAGCAGCACTGACCTTGAACACCGGCAGCCTCCAGCGAAGATGCCCAAAG TAGCTACTCCAAAGAAGATATCTTCCCATGCCGTtcccaaaaagaaaaatacatccaAGAGCGACAGCAGTTCAGAGGACTCCAGTGACGACGAGGAACAG CCCGTTTTGACGCAAGCTACTGTCCAACCTTCTGTACAAAGCAAGCTGACACTGAAATCCTCTCTGTCAAGAAATCCGGCAGCAAAAGCAGGGCATAAGAAAACTGCTACTGCGACCAAGGGCACGAAGAAGCCTTCCCCACTGGCGGCGCCAGTCCCGCCAAACAATGAGTCTGACTCCGACAGCAGTGGCCCTGATGTGGAGAAGTGGAAACTACTGGCAAGAACACTCACAG ACAGTGACATCTCAGTAATGGCCTCCTTCCAAGAGCCTGCCGTCAGCACTGTGACGGGGGCTGCAGAGACGCAgaagaaaaaggagaaagagaagGCCATGTCTAATGCATCTGGGCAAAAAGCGAAACAGACACCAAAACAGAAAGCCCCCAAGCCTTCGGCGAGCAAAGCCAAGAAGACTGAGCCACCCGCGACCATCGAGGACCTCCTGTCGCTCGTGGACCACCATTCGTCCTCGTCCGAGAGCAACGCAGAGGACACGCTGGTGACCACCGCCTCCAAGGCCCAGGAGAGAAAGAAAGTGCTTTTGTCAGAGCGGCCTAGGAGTGCGTCttcggaggaggaggaggaggaggagcagcgAAGGGTAGTGGAAAAGAGGAAAGCAGCAGCCGATGTGGGAGCAGCTACGCCGGACAAGGACCCCGTGgccaaaaagaagaagaagaagaaagacaaaaaagagaagaaggagaaaaaactgaaaacgGCCAGTGAGAACGGCGGCCCCGTGGTGCCTATCATCACGAAATCAAGCCCGAGGgcagacaaggagaagagaaaggaaaataaaaaaa GTAAAAGTAAATTGAAAGGCAAAAGGAAGACAAAAATCAAGAAGACCCCTTTCCGCCCTTCTCAAGGGATTCCTTTTGACACGCCATCCTCCATGGGAACCAGCCCGGCACTGATCAGTGCTGTGTCGGACAAG aaaAAGAAGTCTTCGAAAAACAAATAG